Proteins encoded within one genomic window of Gadus macrocephalus chromosome 16, ASM3116895v1:
- the LOC132473902 gene encoding uncharacterized protein LOC132473902 isoform X32 yields the protein MSSSCLCSCLHPASVFMSSSCLCSCLHPASVHVFILPLFMSSPCLCSCLHPASVFMSSSCLCSCLHPASVLMSSPRLCSCLHPASVHVFTLPLFMSSPCLCSCLHPTSLFMSSPYLSVHVFILPLFMSSSCLCSCLHPASVHVFILPLFMSSSCLCSCYLPAAPAYFYRFYGVFSWKARRSLACLAPMPHAGSPPPPFGGHPRVPGSRRGHRLLPLVFGWRLQQLSLGVRSVVPEQAQMFPDVPSLEAALGHSREKEGTSSELRVPLGLQRREKKGSASHGDHPGRPVTVGLVTRQMIRPVQWRSDQYSGGQTHTVEVRPVQWRSGQYSGGQTQYSGGQTSTVEVRPVQWRSDPGLRPSLQRSSLLYPRPVGAQGRPTGL from the exons ATGTCTTCatcctgcctctgttcatgtcttcaccctgc CTCCGTGTTCATGTCTTCatcctgcctctgttcatgtcttcaccctgcctctgttcatgtcttcatcctgcctctgttcatgtcttcaccctgcctctgttcatgtcTTCACCCTGCCTCCGTGTTCATGTCTTCatcctgcctctgttcatgtcTTCACCCTGCCTCCGTGTTGATGTCTTCACCCCGCCTCTGTTCATGTCTTCatcctgcctctgttcatgtcttcaccctgcctctgttcatgtcttcaccctgcctctgttcatgtcTTCACCCTACCTCCCTGTTCATGTCTTCACCCTACCTCTCTGTTCATGTCTTCatcctgcctctgttcatgtcttcatcctgcctctgttcatgtcttcatcctgcctctgttcatgtcttcatcctgcctctgttcatgtcttcatcctgcctctgttcatgttATCTTCCTGCCGCCCCTGCATATTTTTACCGGTTTTATGGAGTGTTTTCATGGAAGGCCAGGAGGAGCCTGGCTTGTTTGGCCCCGATGCCGCACGCAGGGAGCCCTCCACCCCCATTCGGAGGTCACCCCAGGGTGCCAGGGTCACGCAGAGGTCACCGTCTCCTCCCTCTGGTGTTTGGCTGGAGGCTGCAGCAGCTCTCTCTCGGAGTGCGGTCGGTTGTTCCAGAGCAGGCCCAGATGTTCCCAGATGTTCCCTCCCTGGAAGCGGCCCTGGGTCACtccagagagaaggaggggactTCCTCTGAGCTACGAGTTCCTCTGGGCCTCCAGCGCAGGGAGAAGAAGGGTTCAGCCTCACATGGAGATCATCCCGGGCGCCCTGTCACTGTTGGTTTAGTGACCAGGCAGATGATCAGACCAGTACAGTGGAGGTCAGACCAGTACAGTGGAGGTCAGACCCA TACAGTGGAGGTCAGACCAGTACAGTGGAGGTCAGGCCAGTACAGTGGAGGTCAGACCCAGTAcagtggag GTCAGACCAGTACAGTGGAGGTCAGACCAGTACAGTGGAGGTCCGACCCAGGCCTGCGTCCTTCCCTCCAGAGGAGCTCTCTGCTGTACCCCAGACCTGTGGGGGCCCAGGGCCGACCCACTGGTTTGTAG
- the LOC132473902 gene encoding uncharacterized protein LOC132473902 isoform X16: protein MSSSCLCSCLHPASVFMSSSCLCSCLHPASVHVFILPLFMSSPCLCSCLHPASVFMSSSCLCSCLHPASVLMSSPRLCSCLHPASVHVFTLPLFMSSPCLCSCLHPTSLFMSSPYLSVHVFILPLFMSSSCLCSCLHPASVHVFILPLFMSSSCLCSCYLPAAPAYFYRFYGVFSWKARRSLACLAPMPHAGSPPPPFGGHPRVPGSRRGHRLLPLVFGWRLQQLSLGVRSVVPEQAQMFPDVPSLEAALGHSREKEGTSSELRVPLGLQRREKKGSASHGDHPGRPVTVGLVTRQMIRPVQWRSDQYSGGQTQYSGGQRSDPVQWRSDQYSGGQTSTVEVRPVQWRSDPVQWRSDQYSGGPTQACVLPSRGALCCTPDLWGPRADPLVCR, encoded by the exons ATGTCTTCatcctgcctctgttcatgtcttcaccctgc CTCCGTGTTCATGTCTTCatcctgcctctgttcatgtcttcaccctgcctctgttcatgtcttcatcctgcctctgttcatgtcttcaccctgcctctgttcatgtcTTCACCCTGCCTCCGTGTTCATGTCTTCatcctgcctctgttcatgtcTTCACCCTGCCTCCGTGTTGATGTCTTCACCCCGCCTCTGTTCATGTCTTCatcctgcctctgttcatgtcttcaccctgcctctgttcatgtcttcaccctgcctctgttcatgtcTTCACCCTACCTCCCTGTTCATGTCTTCACCCTACCTCTCTGTTCATGTCTTCatcctgcctctgttcatgtcttcatcctgcctctgttcatgtcttcatcctgcctctgttcatgtcttcatcctgcctctgttcatgtcttcatcctgcctctgttcatgttATCTTCCTGCCGCCCCTGCATATTTTTACCGGTTTTATGGAGTGTTTTCATGGAAGGCCAGGAGGAGCCTGGCTTGTTTGGCCCCGATGCCGCACGCAGGGAGCCCTCCACCCCCATTCGGAGGTCACCCCAGGGTGCCAGGGTCACGCAGAGGTCACCGTCTCCTCCCTCTGGTGTTTGGCTGGAGGCTGCAGCAGCTCTCTCTCGGAGTGCGGTCGGTTGTTCCAGAGCAGGCCCAGATGTTCCCAGATGTTCCCTCCCTGGAAGCGGCCCTGGGTCACtccagagagaaggaggggactTCCTCTGAGCTACGAGTTCCTCTGGGCCTCCAGCGCAGGGAGAAGAAGGGTTCAGCCTCACATGGAGATCATCCCGGGCGCCCTGTCACTGTTGGTTTAGTGACCAGGCAGATGATCAGACCAGTACAGTGGAGGTCAGACCAGTACAGTGGAGGTCAGACCCAGTAcagtggaggtcagaggtcagacccaGTACAGTGGCGGTCAGACCAGTACAGTGGAGGTCAGACCAGTACAGTGGAGGTCAGGCCAGTACAGTGGAGGTCAGACCCAGTAcagtggag GTCAGACCAGTACAGTGGAGGTCCGACCCAGGCCTGCGTCCTTCCCTCCAGAGGAGCTCTCTGCTGTACCCCAGACCTGTGGGGGCCCAGGGCCGACCCACTGGTTTGTAGgtag
- the LOC132473902 gene encoding uncharacterized protein LOC132473902 isoform X26, with product MSSSCLCSCLHPASVFMSSSCLCSCLHPASVHVFILPLFMSSPCLCSCLHPASVFMSSSCLCSCLHPASVLMSSPRLCSCLHPASVHVFTLPLFMSSPCLCSCLHPTSLFMSSPYLSVHVFILPLFMSSSCLCSCLHPASVHVFILPLFMSSSCLCSCYLPAAPAYFYRFYGVFSWKARRSLACLAPMPHAGSPPPPFGGHPRVPGSRRGHRLLPLVFGWRLQQLSLGVRSVVPEQAQMFPDVPSLEAALGHSREKEGTSSELRVPLGLQRREKKGSASHGDHPGRPVTVGLVTRQMIRPVQWRSDQYSGGQTHTVEVRPVQWRSGQYSGGQTQYSGGQRSDPVQWRSDQYSGGPTQACVLPSRGALCCTPDLWGPRADPLVCR from the exons ATGTCTTCatcctgcctctgttcatgtcttcaccctgc CTCCGTGTTCATGTCTTCatcctgcctctgttcatgtcttcaccctgcctctgttcatgtcttcatcctgcctctgttcatgtcttcaccctgcctctgttcatgtcTTCACCCTGCCTCCGTGTTCATGTCTTCatcctgcctctgttcatgtcTTCACCCTGCCTCCGTGTTGATGTCTTCACCCCGCCTCTGTTCATGTCTTCatcctgcctctgttcatgtcttcaccctgcctctgttcatgtcttcaccctgcctctgttcatgtcTTCACCCTACCTCCCTGTTCATGTCTTCACCCTACCTCTCTGTTCATGTCTTCatcctgcctctgttcatgtcttcatcctgcctctgttcatgtcttcatcctgcctctgttcatgtcttcatcctgcctctgttcatgtcttcatcctgcctctgttcatgttATCTTCCTGCCGCCCCTGCATATTTTTACCGGTTTTATGGAGTGTTTTCATGGAAGGCCAGGAGGAGCCTGGCTTGTTTGGCCCCGATGCCGCACGCAGGGAGCCCTCCACCCCCATTCGGAGGTCACCCCAGGGTGCCAGGGTCACGCAGAGGTCACCGTCTCCTCCCTCTGGTGTTTGGCTGGAGGCTGCAGCAGCTCTCTCTCGGAGTGCGGTCGGTTGTTCCAGAGCAGGCCCAGATGTTCCCAGATGTTCCCTCCCTGGAAGCGGCCCTGGGTCACtccagagagaaggaggggactTCCTCTGAGCTACGAGTTCCTCTGGGCCTCCAGCGCAGGGAGAAGAAGGGTTCAGCCTCACATGGAGATCATCCCGGGCGCCCTGTCACTGTTGGTTTAGTGACCAGGCAGATGATCAGACCAGTACAGTGGAGGTCAGACCAGTACAGTGGAGGTCAGACCCA TACAGTGGAGGTCAGACCAGTACAGTGGAGGTCAGGCCAGTACAGTGGAGGTCAGACCCAGTAcagtggaggtcagaggtcagacccaGTACAGTGGCGGTCAGACCAGTACAGTGGAG GTCCGACCCAGGCCTGCGTCCTTCCCTCCAGAGGAGCTCTCTGCTGTACCCCAGACCTGTGGGGGCCCAGGGCCGACCCACTGGTTTGTAGgtag
- the LOC132473902 gene encoding uncharacterized protein LOC132473902 isoform X47 gives MSSSCLCSCLHPASVFMSSSCLCSCLHPASVHVFILPLFMSSPCLCSCLHPASVFMSSSCLCSCLHPASVLMSSPRLCSCLHPASVHVFTLPLFMSSPCLCSCLHPTSLFMSSPYLSVHVFILPLFMSSSCLCSCLHPASVHVFILPLFMSSSCLCSCYLPAAPAYFYRFYGVFSWKARRSLACLAPMPHAGSPPPPFGGHPRVPGSRRGHRLLPLVFGWRLQQLSLGVRSVVPEQAQMFPDVPSLEAALGHSREKEGTSSELRVPLGLQRREKKGSASHGDHPGRPVTVGLVTRQMIRPVQWRSDQYSGGQTQYSGGQTSTVEVRPSTVAVRPVQWRSDPGLRPSLQRSSLLYPRPVGAQGRPTGL, from the exons ATGTCTTCatcctgcctctgttcatgtcttcaccctgc CTCCGTGTTCATGTCTTCatcctgcctctgttcatgtcttcaccctgcctctgttcatgtcttcatcctgcctctgttcatgtcttcaccctgcctctgttcatgtcTTCACCCTGCCTCCGTGTTCATGTCTTCatcctgcctctgttcatgtcTTCACCCTGCCTCCGTGTTGATGTCTTCACCCCGCCTCTGTTCATGTCTTCatcctgcctctgttcatgtcttcaccctgcctctgttcatgtcttcaccctgcctctgttcatgtcTTCACCCTACCTCCCTGTTCATGTCTTCACCCTACCTCTCTGTTCATGTCTTCatcctgcctctgttcatgtcttcatcctgcctctgttcatgtcttcatcctgcctctgttcatgtcttcatcctgcctctgttcatgtcttcatcctgcctctgttcatgttATCTTCCTGCCGCCCCTGCATATTTTTACCGGTTTTATGGAGTGTTTTCATGGAAGGCCAGGAGGAGCCTGGCTTGTTTGGCCCCGATGCCGCACGCAGGGAGCCCTCCACCCCCATTCGGAGGTCACCCCAGGGTGCCAGGGTCACGCAGAGGTCACCGTCTCCTCCCTCTGGTGTTTGGCTGGAGGCTGCAGCAGCTCTCTCTCGGAGTGCGGTCGGTTGTTCCAGAGCAGGCCCAGATGTTCCCAGATGTTCCCTCCCTGGAAGCGGCCCTGGGTCACtccagagagaaggaggggactTCCTCTGAGCTACGAGTTCCTCTGGGCCTCCAGCGCAGGGAGAAGAAGGGTTCAGCCTCACATGGAGATCATCCCGGGCGCCCTGTCACTGTTGGTTTAGTGACCAGGCAGATGATCAGACCAGTACAGTGGAGGTCAGACCAGTACAGTGGAGGTCAGACCCAGTAcagtggag GTCAGACCAGTACAGTGGAG gtcagacccaGTACAGTGGCGGTCAGACCAGTACAGTGGAG GTCCGACCCAGGCCTGCGTCCTTCCCTCCAGAGGAGCTCTCTGCTGTACCCCAGACCTGTGGGGGCCCAGGGCCGACCCACTGGTTTGTAG
- the LOC132473902 gene encoding uncharacterized protein LOC132473902 isoform X37, with translation MSSSCLCSCLHPASVFMSSSCLCSCLHPASVHVFILPLFMSSPCLCSCLHPASVFMSSSCLCSCLHPASVLMSSPRLCSCLHPASVHVFTLPLFMSSPCLCSCLHPTSLFMSSPYLSVHVFILPLFMSSSCLCSCLHPASVHVFILPLFMSSSCLCSCYLPAAPAYFYRFYGVFSWKARRSLACLAPMPHAGSPPPPFGGHPRVPGSRRGHRLLPLVFGWRLQQLSLGVRSVVPEQAQMFPDVPSLEAALGHSREKEGTSSELRVPLGLQRREKKGSASHGDHPGRPVTVGLVTRQMIRPVQWRSDQYSGGQTSTVEVRPVQWRSDQYSGGQTSTVEVRPVQWRSDPGLRPSLQRSSLLYPRPVGAQGRPTGL, from the exons ATGTCTTCatcctgcctctgttcatgtcttcaccctgc CTCCGTGTTCATGTCTTCatcctgcctctgttcatgtcttcaccctgcctctgttcatgtcttcatcctgcctctgttcatgtcttcaccctgcctctgttcatgtcTTCACCCTGCCTCCGTGTTCATGTCTTCatcctgcctctgttcatgtcTTCACCCTGCCTCCGTGTTGATGTCTTCACCCCGCCTCTGTTCATGTCTTCatcctgcctctgttcatgtcttcaccctgcctctgttcatgtcttcaccctgcctctgttcatgtcTTCACCCTACCTCCCTGTTCATGTCTTCACCCTACCTCTCTGTTCATGTCTTCatcctgcctctgttcatgtcttcatcctgcctctgttcatgtcttcatcctgcctctgttcatgtcttcatcctgcctctgttcatgtcttcatcctgcctctgttcatgttATCTTCCTGCCGCCCCTGCATATTTTTACCGGTTTTATGGAGTGTTTTCATGGAAGGCCAGGAGGAGCCTGGCTTGTTTGGCCCCGATGCCGCACGCAGGGAGCCCTCCACCCCCATTCGGAGGTCACCCCAGGGTGCCAGGGTCACGCAGAGGTCACCGTCTCCTCCCTCTGGTGTTTGGCTGGAGGCTGCAGCAGCTCTCTCTCGGAGTGCGGTCGGTTGTTCCAGAGCAGGCCCAGATGTTCCCAGATGTTCCCTCCCTGGAAGCGGCCCTGGGTCACtccagagagaaggaggggactTCCTCTGAGCTACGAGTTCCTCTGGGCCTCCAGCGCAGGGAGAAGAAGGGTTCAGCCTCACATGGAGATCATCCCGGGCGCCCTGTCACTGTTGGTTTAGTGACCAGGCAGATGATCAGACCAGTACAGTGGAGGTCAGACCAGTACAGTGGAG GTCAGACCAGTACAGTGGAGGTCAGGCCAGTACAGTGGAG GTCAGACCAGTACAGTGGAGGTCAGACCAGTACAGTGGAGGTCAGACCAGTACAGTGGAGGTCCGACCCAGGCCTGCGTCCTTCCCTCCAGAGGAGCTCTCTGCTGTACCCCAGACCTGTGGGGGCCCAGGGCCGACCCACTGGTTTGTAG
- the LOC132473902 gene encoding uncharacterized protein LOC132473902 isoform X30: MSSSCLCSCLHPASVFMSSSCLCSCLHPASVHVFILPLFMSSPCLCSCLHPASVFMSSSCLCSCLHPASVLMSSPRLCSCLHPASVHVFTLPLFMSSPCLCSCLHPTSLFMSSPYLSVHVFILPLFMSSSCLCSCLHPASVHVFILPLFMSSSCLCSCYLPAAPAYFYRFYGVFSWKARRSLACLAPMPHAGSPPPPFGGHPRVPGSRRGHRLLPLVFGWRLQQLSLGVRSVVPEQAQMFPDVPSLEAALGHSREKEGTSSELRVPLGLQRREKKGSASHGDHPGRPVTVGLVTRQMIRPVQWRSDQYSGGQTSTVEVRPVQWRSDPVQWRSDQYSGGQTSTVEVRPVQWRSDPGLRPSLQRSSLLYPRPVGAQGRPTGL; encoded by the exons ATGTCTTCatcctgcctctgttcatgtcttcaccctgc CTCCGTGTTCATGTCTTCatcctgcctctgttcatgtcttcaccctgcctctgttcatgtcttcatcctgcctctgttcatgtcttcaccctgcctctgttcatgtcTTCACCCTGCCTCCGTGTTCATGTCTTCatcctgcctctgttcatgtcTTCACCCTGCCTCCGTGTTGATGTCTTCACCCCGCCTCTGTTCATGTCTTCatcctgcctctgttcatgtcttcaccctgcctctgttcatgtcttcaccctgcctctgttcatgtcTTCACCCTACCTCCCTGTTCATGTCTTCACCCTACCTCTCTGTTCATGTCTTCatcctgcctctgttcatgtcttcatcctgcctctgttcatgtcttcatcctgcctctgttcatgtcttcatcctgcctctgttcatgtcttcatcctgcctctgttcatgttATCTTCCTGCCGCCCCTGCATATTTTTACCGGTTTTATGGAGTGTTTTCATGGAAGGCCAGGAGGAGCCTGGCTTGTTTGGCCCCGATGCCGCACGCAGGGAGCCCTCCACCCCCATTCGGAGGTCACCCCAGGGTGCCAGGGTCACGCAGAGGTCACCGTCTCCTCCCTCTGGTGTTTGGCTGGAGGCTGCAGCAGCTCTCTCTCGGAGTGCGGTCGGTTGTTCCAGAGCAGGCCCAGATGTTCCCAGATGTTCCCTCCCTGGAAGCGGCCCTGGGTCACtccagagagaaggaggggactTCCTCTGAGCTACGAGTTCCTCTGGGCCTCCAGCGCAGGGAGAAGAAGGGTTCAGCCTCACATGGAGATCATCCCGGGCGCCCTGTCACTGTTGGTTTAGTGACCAGGCAGATGATCAGACCAGTACAGTGGAGGTCAGACCAGTACAGTGGAG GTCAGACCAGTACAGTGGAGGTCAGGCCAGTACAGTGGAGGTCAGACCCAGTAcagtggag GTCAGACCAGTACAGTGGAGGTCAGACCAGTACAGTGGAGGTCAGACCAGTACAGTGGAGGTCCGACCCAGGCCTGCGTCCTTCCCTCCAGAGGAGCTCTCTGCTGTACCCCAGACCTGTGGGGGCCCAGGGCCGACCCACTGGTTTGTAG
- the LOC132473902 gene encoding uncharacterized protein LOC132473902 isoform X29 — protein sequence MSSSCLCSCLHPASVFMSSSCLCSCLHPASVHVFILPLFMSSPCLCSCLHPASVFMSSSCLCSCLHPASVLMSSPRLCSCLHPASVHVFTLPLFMSSPCLCSCLHPTSLFMSSPYLSVHVFILPLFMSSSCLCSCLHPASVHVFILPLFMSSSCLCSCYLPAAPAYFYRFYGVFSWKARRSLACLAPMPHAGSPPPPFGGHPRVPGSRRGHRLLPLVFGWRLQQLSLGVRSVVPEQAQMFPDVPSLEAALGHSREKEGTSSELRVPLGLQRREKKGSASHGDHPGRPVTVGLVTRQMIRPVQWRSDQYSGGQTSTVEVRPSTVAVRPVQWRSDQYSGGQTSTVEVRPVQWRSDPGLRPSLQRSSLLYPRPVGAQGRPTGL from the exons ATGTCTTCatcctgcctctgttcatgtcttcaccctgc CTCCGTGTTCATGTCTTCatcctgcctctgttcatgtcttcaccctgcctctgttcatgtcttcatcctgcctctgttcatgtcttcaccctgcctctgttcatgtcTTCACCCTGCCTCCGTGTTCATGTCTTCatcctgcctctgttcatgtcTTCACCCTGCCTCCGTGTTGATGTCTTCACCCCGCCTCTGTTCATGTCTTCatcctgcctctgttcatgtcttcaccctgcctctgttcatgtcttcaccctgcctctgttcatgtcTTCACCCTACCTCCCTGTTCATGTCTTCACCCTACCTCTCTGTTCATGTCTTCatcctgcctctgttcatgtcttcatcctgcctctgttcatgtcttcatcctgcctctgttcatgtcttcatcctgcctctgttcatgtcttcatcctgcctctgttcatgttATCTTCCTGCCGCCCCTGCATATTTTTACCGGTTTTATGGAGTGTTTTCATGGAAGGCCAGGAGGAGCCTGGCTTGTTTGGCCCCGATGCCGCACGCAGGGAGCCCTCCACCCCCATTCGGAGGTCACCCCAGGGTGCCAGGGTCACGCAGAGGTCACCGTCTCCTCCCTCTGGTGTTTGGCTGGAGGCTGCAGCAGCTCTCTCTCGGAGTGCGGTCGGTTGTTCCAGAGCAGGCCCAGATGTTCCCAGATGTTCCCTCCCTGGAAGCGGCCCTGGGTCACtccagagagaaggaggggactTCCTCTGAGCTACGAGTTCCTCTGGGCCTCCAGCGCAGGGAGAAGAAGGGTTCAGCCTCACATGGAGATCATCCCGGGCGCCCTGTCACTGTTGGTTTAGTGACCAGGCAGATGATCAGACCAGTACAGTGGAGGTCAGACCAGTACAGTGGAG GTCAGACCAGTACAGTGGAG gtcagacccaGTACAGTGGCGGTCAGACCAGTACAGTGGAGGTCAGACCAGTACAGTGGAGGTCAGACCAGTACAGTGGAGGTCAGACCAGTACAGTGGAGGTCCGACCCAGGCCTGCGTCCTTCCCTCCAGAGGAGCTCTCTGCTGTACCCCAGACCTGTGGGGGCCCAGGGCCGACCCACTGGTTTGTAG
- the LOC132473902 gene encoding uncharacterized protein LOC132473902 isoform X38 has product MSSSCLCSCLHPASVFMSSSCLCSCLHPASVHVFILPLFMSSPCLCSCLHPASVFMSSSCLCSCLHPASVLMSSPRLCSCLHPASVHVFTLPLFMSSPCLCSCLHPTSLFMSSPYLSVHVFILPLFMSSSCLCSCLHPASVHVFILPLFMSSSCLCSCYLPAAPAYFYRFYGVFSWKARRSLACLAPMPHAGSPPPPFGGHPRVPGSRRGHRLLPLVFGWRLQQLSLGVRSVVPEQAQMFPDVPSLEAALGHSREKEGTSSELRVPLGLQRREKKGSASHGDHPGRPVTVGLVTRQMIRPVQWRSDQYSGGQTHTVEVRPVQWRSDQYSGGQTSTVEVRPVQWRSDPGLRPSLQRSSLLYPRPVGAQGRPTGL; this is encoded by the exons ATGTCTTCatcctgcctctgttcatgtcttcaccctgc CTCCGTGTTCATGTCTTCatcctgcctctgttcatgtcttcaccctgcctctgttcatgtcttcatcctgcctctgttcatgtcttcaccctgcctctgttcatgtcTTCACCCTGCCTCCGTGTTCATGTCTTCatcctgcctctgttcatgtcTTCACCCTGCCTCCGTGTTGATGTCTTCACCCCGCCTCTGTTCATGTCTTCatcctgcctctgttcatgtcttcaccctgcctctgttcatgtcttcaccctgcctctgttcatgtcTTCACCCTACCTCCCTGTTCATGTCTTCACCCTACCTCTCTGTTCATGTCTTCatcctgcctctgttcatgtcttcatcctgcctctgttcatgtcttcatcctgcctctgttcatgtcttcatcctgcctctgttcatgtcttcatcctgcctctgttcatgttATCTTCCTGCCGCCCCTGCATATTTTTACCGGTTTTATGGAGTGTTTTCATGGAAGGCCAGGAGGAGCCTGGCTTGTTTGGCCCCGATGCCGCACGCAGGGAGCCCTCCACCCCCATTCGGAGGTCACCCCAGGGTGCCAGGGTCACGCAGAGGTCACCGTCTCCTCCCTCTGGTGTTTGGCTGGAGGCTGCAGCAGCTCTCTCTCGGAGTGCGGTCGGTTGTTCCAGAGCAGGCCCAGATGTTCCCAGATGTTCCCTCCCTGGAAGCGGCCCTGGGTCACtccagagagaaggaggggactTCCTCTGAGCTACGAGTTCCTCTGGGCCTCCAGCGCAGGGAGAAGAAGGGTTCAGCCTCACATGGAGATCATCCCGGGCGCCCTGTCACTGTTGGTTTAGTGACCAGGCAGATGATCAGACCAGTACAGTGGAGGTCAGACCAGTACAGTGGAGGTCAGACCCA TACAGTGGAGGTCAGACCAGTACAGTGGAG GTCAGACCAGTACAGTGGAGGTCAGACCAGTACAGTGGAGGTCAGACCAGTACAGTGGAGGTCCGACCCAGGCCTGCGTCCTTCCCTCCAGAGGAGCTCTCTGCTGTACCCCAGACCTGTGGGGGCCCAGGGCCGACCCACTGGTTTGTAG
- the LOC132473902 gene encoding uncharacterized protein LOC132473902 isoform X31, producing the protein MSSSCLCSCLHPASVFMSSSCLCSCLHPASVHVFILPLFMSSPCLCSCLHPASVFMSSSCLCSCLHPASVLMSSPRLCSCLHPASVHVFTLPLFMSSPCLCSCLHPTSLFMSSPYLSVHVFILPLFMSSSCLCSCLHPASVHVFILPLFMSSSCLCSCYLPAAPAYFYRFYGVFSWKARRSLACLAPMPHAGSPPPPFGGHPRVPGSRRGHRLLPLVFGWRLQQLSLGVRSVVPEQAQMFPDVPSLEAALGHSREKEGTSSELRVPLGLQRREKKGSASHGDHPGRPVTVGLVTRQMIRPVQWRSDQYSGGQTQYSGGQTSTVEVRPVQWRSDQYSGGQTSTVEVRPVQWRSDPGLRPSLQRSSLLYPRPVGAQGRPTGL; encoded by the exons ATGTCTTCatcctgcctctgttcatgtcttcaccctgc CTCCGTGTTCATGTCTTCatcctgcctctgttcatgtcttcaccctgcctctgttcatgtcttcatcctgcctctgttcatgtcttcaccctgcctctgttcatgtcTTCACCCTGCCTCCGTGTTCATGTCTTCatcctgcctctgttcatgtcTTCACCCTGCCTCCGTGTTGATGTCTTCACCCCGCCTCTGTTCATGTCTTCatcctgcctctgttcatgtcttcaccctgcctctgttcatgtcttcaccctgcctctgttcatgtcTTCACCCTACCTCCCTGTTCATGTCTTCACCCTACCTCTCTGTTCATGTCTTCatcctgcctctgttcatgtcttcatcctgcctctgttcatgtcttcatcctgcctctgttcatgtcttcatcctgcctctgttcatgtcttcatcctgcctctgttcatgttATCTTCCTGCCGCCCCTGCATATTTTTACCGGTTTTATGGAGTGTTTTCATGGAAGGCCAGGAGGAGCCTGGCTTGTTTGGCCCCGATGCCGCACGCAGGGAGCCCTCCACCCCCATTCGGAGGTCACCCCAGGGTGCCAGGGTCACGCAGAGGTCACCGTCTCCTCCCTCTGGTGTTTGGCTGGAGGCTGCAGCAGCTCTCTCTCGGAGTGCGGTCGGTTGTTCCAGAGCAGGCCCAGATGTTCCCAGATGTTCCCTCCCTGGAAGCGGCCCTGGGTCACtccagagagaaggaggggactTCCTCTGAGCTACGAGTTCCTCTGGGCCTCCAGCGCAGGGAGAAGAAGGGTTCAGCCTCACATGGAGATCATCCCGGGCGCCCTGTCACTGTTGGTTTAGTGACCAGGCAGATGATCAGACCAGTACAGTGGAGGTCAGACCAGTACAGTGGAGGTCAGACCCAGTAcagtggag GTCAGACCAGTACAGTGGAGGTCAGGCCAGTACAGTGGAG GTCAGACCAGTACAGTGGAGGTCAGACCAGTACAGTGGAGGTCAGACCAGTACAGTGGAGGTCCGACCCAGGCCTGCGTCCTTCCCTCCAGAGGAGCTCTCTGCTGTACCCCAGACCTGTGGGGGCCCAGGGCCGACCCACTGGTTTGTAG